Proteins found in one Sorghum bicolor cultivar BTx623 chromosome 1, Sorghum_bicolor_NCBIv3, whole genome shotgun sequence genomic segment:
- the LOC8079678 gene encoding acylpyruvase FAHD1, mitochondrial: protein MPAAMAAAAAQRLLAASTKIIGVGRNYVAHAKELGNPVPKEPVLFLKPTSSFLHAGVATAAVEIPEPLESLHHEVELAVVISQRGRDVPEASAMDFVGGYALALDMTARDLQSVAKSAGLPWTLAKGQDTFTPISAVVPKSAVTNPDDLELWLKVDDELRQKGPTSDMLFKIPFLISYISSFMTLMEGDVILTGTPEGVGPVRVGQKITAGVTDLIDVEFDVQRRNRSFST, encoded by the exons atgccggcggccatggcggctgcggcggcgcagAGGCTCCTCGCGGCGAGCACGAAAATCATCGGCGTTGGGCGCAACTACGTAGCCCACGCCAAGGAGCTCGGCAACCCGGTCCCAAAG GAGCCCGTCCTGTTCCTGAAGCCGACCTCGTCGTTCCTCCATGCTGGAGTTGCCACCGCCGCCGTGGAGATCCCGGAGCCGCTCGAGTCGCTGCACCACGAGGTAGAGCTCGCCGTCGTCATCTCCCAGCGCGGGCGCGACGTTCCTGAGGCGTCCGCCATGGACTTCGTCGGAG GTTATGCACTTGCTTTGGACATGACAGCAAGGGACCTTCAATCTGTTGCTAAG TCTGCAGGCCTTCCATGGACTTTGGCTAAAGGACAAGACACCTTCACTCCAATTAGTGCAGTA GTTCCAAAATCGGCTGTCACTAATCCCGATGATCTCGAGCTCTGGCTAAAG GTAGATGATGAACTAAGGCAGAAAGGACCGACAAGTGACATGCTATTCAAGATTCCTTTTCTGATCAGCTATATCAGTTCCTTCATGACATTAATGGAGGGTGATGTGATACTAACAG GTACCCCTGAGGGTGTGGGTCCTGTCCGAGTAGGTCAGAAGATCACAGCTGGTGTAACTGACCTAATTGATGTCGAGTTTGATGTTCAGAGGCGCAATCGGTCATTTTCCACATGA
- the LOC8079679 gene encoding pentatricopeptide repeat-containing protein At1g11290, chloroplastic codes for MLCCCATASLSSPSPPSHAADPHARLRAAAACSDLPGAIAAFASMSSSAAANAAARPVLRTFTALLKLCAARADLATGRAVHAQLTARGLASESLAATALANMYFKCRRPVDARRVFDRMPARDRVAWNALVAGYARNGLPALAMEAVVRMQGEEGGEQPDSITLVSVLPACADARVLGACREVHAFALRAGLDELVNVSTAVLDAYCKCGAVEAARAVFDWMPVRNSVSWNAMIDGYAENGNASEALALFWRMVQEGVDVTDAAVLAALQACRELGCLDEARRVHELLVRVGLKSNVSVMNALITTYSKCKRADLAAHAFNELGIKKTRISWNAMILGFTQNGCSEDAERLFARMQLENVKPDSFTLVSVIPAVADISDPLQARWIHGYSIRHQLDQDIYVLTALIDMYSKCGRVTIARKLFDSARDRHVITWNAMIHGYGSHGFGQVAVELFEEMKGTGSLPNETTFLSVLAACSHAGLVDEGRKYFASMKDYGLEPGMEHYGTLVDLLGRAGKVDEAWSFIQNMPIEPGISVYGAMLGACKLHKNVELAEESAQKIFELGPEEGVYHVLLANIYANASMWKDVARVRTAMEKKGLQKTPGWSIIQLKNEVHTFYSGSTNHQHTKEIYARLAKLIEEIKAVGYVPDTDSIHDVEDDVKAQLLNTHSERLAIAYGLIRTAPGTTIQIKKNLRVCNDCHNATKLISLVTGREIVMRDIQRFHHFKDGKCSCGDYW; via the coding sequence ATGCTGTGCTGCTGCGCCACCGCATCCCTCTCGTCTCCGTCTCCTCCCTCGCATGCCGCCGACCCCCACGCGCGCCTCAGGGCGGCGGCAGCATGCTCCGACCTGCCGGGCGCTATCGCCGCCTTCGCCTCCATGtcatcctccgccgccgccaacgCGGCCGCGCGCCCCGTCCTCCGCACCTTCACCGCGCTCCTCAAGCTCTGCGCGGCGCGCGCCGACCTCGCCACGGGCCGCGCCGTCCACGCGCAGCTGACCGCGCGGGGGCTCGCCTCCGAGTCCCTCGCCGCCACGGCCCTTGCCAATATGTACTTCAAATGCCGCCGCCCCGTGGACGCGCGCAGGGTGTTCGACCGCATGCCCGCCAGGGACCGCGTCGCCTGGAACGCACTCGTGGCCGGGTACGCGCGGAACGGGCTCCCCGCGCTCGCGATGGAGGCGGTCGTCCGGATGCAGGGGGAGGAGGGCGGGGAGCAGCCCGACTCCATCACGCTCGTGTCGGTGCTGCCGGCCTGCGCCGACGCCCGGGTGCTCGGCGCTTGCCGAGAGGTCCACGCATTCGCGCTCCGTGCGGGGCTCGATGAGCTCGTCAATGTCTCCACGGCGGTCCTTGATGCCTACTGCAAGTGTGGTGCGGTTGAGGCGGCGAGGGCGGTCTTCGATTGGATGCCTGTCAGGAACTCCGTGTCTTGGAATGCCATGATTGATGGGTATGCTGAGAACGGGAACGCCTCGGAGGCTCTGGCTTTGTTCTGGAGGATGGTCCAGGAGGGTGTGGATGTGACGGATGCAGCTGTGTTGGCAGCATTGCAAGCGTGTAGGGAGCTTGGATGCCTCGACGAGGCAAGGCGTGTCCATGAGCTACTTGTGAGGGTTGGCTTGAAGTCCAATGTGTCGGTGATGAACGCGCTTATCACCACGTACTCCAAGTGCAAGAGGGCAGACCTTGCTGCCCATGCGTTCAATGAGCTGGGCATCAAGAAGACACGGATCTCGTGGAATGCCATGATCCTCGGCTTCACACAGAATGGATGCTCCGAGGATGCTGAGAGGCTCTTCGCTAGAATGCAGTTGGAAAATGTGAAACCAGATTCGTTCACCTTAGTCAGCGTGATTCCTGCAGTCGCGGATATTTCTGACCCGCTGCAGGCAAGATGGATCCATGGGTATTCTATCAGGCACCAACTAGACCAGGATATCTATGTCCTGACGGCCCTTATCGACATGTACTCCAAATGTGGCCGTGTTACCATAGCCAGAAAGCTCTTCGATTCTGCAAGGGACAGGCATGTCATCACCTGGAATGCAATGATCCATGGTTATGGTTCGCATGGTTTTGGCCAGGTTGCAGTTGAGCTATTTGAAGAGATGAAGGGCACTGGCAGTTTGCCCAACGAGACAACTTTCCTCTCGGTCCTTGCAGCTTGCAGTCATGCTGGTTTGGTTGATGAAGGGCGGAAATATTTTGCTAGCATGAAGGACTATGGGCTTGAACCTGGAATGGAGCACTATGGTACCTTGGTGGATCTTCTTGGACGAGCTGGGAAGGTAGATGAAGCTTGGTCTTTCATCCAAAACATGCCTATAGAACCTGGCATTAGTGTTTACGGTGCAATGTTAGGTGCTTGCAAGTTGCACAAGAATGTTGAATTGGCTGAAGAATCAGCACAGAAAATCTTTGAGCTGGGCCCAGAGGAGGGGGTGTACCATGTCCTCTTGGCAAACATTTATGCAAACGCTTCAATGTGGAAGGATGTTGCGAGGGTGAGGACTGCTATGGAGAAGAAAGGACTCCAGAAGACTCCTGGATGGAGTATTATCCAGCTCAAAAATGAGGTCCATAccttctactccggaagcacAAATCACCAGCACACAAAGGAAATATATGCAAGGCTGGCTAAGCTCATTGAAGAGATCAAAGCTGTGGGATATGTGCCAGACACTGATTCGATACATGATGTGGAAGATGATGTCAAGGCACAGCTGCTTAACACCCACAGTGAGAGGCTTGCCATTGCATATGGGCTCATTCGAACAGCCCCTGGCACAACAATTCAGATAAAGAAGAACCTTCGAGTTTGTAACGACTGTCATAATGCAACCAAGTTAATATCTCTAGTGACAGGACGGGAAATAGTCATGAGAGATATTCAACGATTTCACCATTTTAAGGATGGTAAATGTTCATGTGGAGACTACTGGTAG
- the LOC110433544 gene encoding uncharacterized protein LOC110433544 gives MHFISAIPKLTGHNYVLWREELDAALALAEIDLALQEPKPTEPEEPERAQNETDEAFANRKRDFAPIRAKYDLEKYKWEKSNRKCKIVIKKTITEGLRGAIPECETAKEYLEKVKNQFTGSTKAHASTLIQKLTNMRFTGGSVREHILSMSTMAAKLEKLKMPLADGFLIHLALNSLPKEYETFVVNYNTQPEEWDLEKVIAMCVQEEERLKNANGGSVNFVKGKNKKPFYNKKAPDASTSQNKGGSNSQPKAQPKQDNQHRQEDPDRCRWCNETGHWKHDCPKFMKHCLVKGIQWRENPSKRRKTD, from the exons ATGCACTTCATTAGTGCAATTCCAAAGCTGACGGGACATAACTATGTTCTGTGGCGCGAGGAACTTGATGCTGCTCTAGCACTTGCTGAGATAGATTTGGCTCTTCAGGAGCCAAAGCCCACTGAGCCAGAGGAGCCCGAAAGGGCTCAGAATGAGACCGATGAAGCTTTTGCTAATCGGAAGCGAGACTTTGCTCCCATCAGAGCAAAGTATGATCTTGAGAAGTACAAGTGGGAAAAGTCAAACCGCAAGTGCAAGATTGTCATCAAGAAAACCATCACAGAGGGCCTAAGAGGTGCCATCCCAGAATGTGAGACAGCAAAAGAATACCTTGAGAAAGTGAAGAATCAGTTTACTGGTTCAACCAAAGCCCATGCTTCCACCCTGATCCAGAAACTCACTAACATGAGGTTCACAGGGGGGAGTGTGAGAGAGCACATTCTGAGCATGAGCACCATGGCAGCCAAGTTAGAGAAGCTAAAGATGCCCCTCGCTGATGGTTTCCTCATTCACCTAGCTCTAAACTCACTTCCCAAAGAGTATGAGACTTTTGTTGTTAACTACAACACACAGCCAGAGGAGTGGGATTTAGAGAAGGTGATTGCTATGTGTGTGCAAGAGGAAGAAAGGCTCAAGAATGCAAATGGTGGTTCTGTGAACTTTGTGAAaggaaagaacaagaagccaTTCTACAACAAGAAAGCTCCAGATGCCTCCACCTCCCAGAACAAGGGAGGAAGCAATTCACAGCCTAAAGCACAGCCAAAGCAAGACAACCAGCACAGGCAGGAGGACCCGGATCGCTGTAGATGGTGTAATGAGACAGGGCATTGGAAGCATGACTGCCCTAAGTTCATGAAACATTGCCTAGTGAAAG GGATTCAGTGGAGGGAGAACCCTTCAAAGAGGAGAAAGACAGATTAA
- the LOC8079680 gene encoding uncharacterized protein LOC8079680 translates to MDPATAVVSADGSAFLQFVDYAISMLSSSAGDGDGYESPGDGPAPARPPWGWAVAQLLKSCCAYSSGVTAAILLSDLFQSWTEQRKSLTSKRKVELAKLMNTKSKRRRLPNTVTIDSIHEKNFLSPNSVLEAVVIDVFVLPGTNIYMLTLGDMWSSSTIDLYLHRRYYDCIGQNGVLKKGREVMLTGCCLRTAMEGSGHARILPTEYMVILLDEDQDEDALILAAQFCTYSFSSVIPEESRNNVPYSFYARIEKIESLDPFRCTERMQVILEDNDDAKMKLVLWGEQTLLANLFSVGSMLALDRPFIANFIDNNHEESQELCLEYGSATQVYMVPIAHQEEQVPFTPTTQAKSQGPRLSCVRTDNVASQVTLPRDLHGSVDFSKYPFRAYVSDLHDKMVGISLFGTVTSVCKVSTSGTTFYLELEDTTGVVLMKLIFIGPWSLGRVGVGHMVYISGLTCALSSTNTLEVSWREKEQGSLFVNLSLLPALLNSTCLHNLSPLSDLPCSTNRTHISRVWVDHIDCDSLKVSLFHSICGSVVNEHSGGLQCSFCKCACESACVHGFQLHLTIADDSGEVFAWCVGQTAVEFLQISPDEYLELPEDERAMYLCTLQNDQDEDDGKMIRTMVAIANTRKRADRCAVGDEAIPAWEITRAQKCE, encoded by the exons ATGGATCCCGCCACCGCCGTAGTCTCCGCCGACGGGAGCGCATTCCTGCAGTTCGTCGACTATGCCATCTCCATGCTCTCCTCGTCCGCCGGCGATGGCGACGGATACGAGTCTCCGGGGGAcgggccggcgccggcgcggccgCCCTGGGGGTGGGCGGTGGCGCAGCTGCTCAAGTCCTGCTGCGCCTACTCCAGCGGCGTCACCGCCGCCATCCTTCTCTCCGACCTCTTCCAG TCTTGGACAGAACAGCGAAAATCCCTGACCTCGAAGAGGAAGGTCGAGCTGGCCAAACTTATGAACACGAAGAGTAAGAGGAGGAGACTTCCAAATACTGTTACAATCGATTCTATCCATGAGAAGAACTTTCTTTCTCCCAATAGTGTCCTTGAAGCTGTTGTCATTGACGTGTTTGTCCTTCCTG GTACAAACATATACATGCTTACCTTGGGAGACATGTGGAGCTCATCCACAATCGACCTATATTTACACCGAAG GTACTATGACTGCATTGGACAAAATGGTGTATTGAAGAAGGGTCGAGAAGTTATGCTCACAGGATGTTGTCTTCGTACAGCCATGGAGGGATCTGGCCATGCTCGTATTTTGCCAACAGAATACATGGTGATATTACTGGATGAG gaccaagatgaagatgcCTTGATACTTGCTGCACAGTTTTGCACCTATTCATTCTCTTCTGTGATTCCAGAGGAAAGTAGAAACAACGTTCCATACTCGTTTTATGCCAG GATTGAAAAGATTGAGTCGTTGGATCCATTTAGATGTACAGAAAGAATGCAGGTCATTCTTGAAGACAATGATGATGCAAAGATGAAGTTAGTTTTATGGGGAGAGCAGACTTTACTTGCAAATCTGTTCAG TGTAGGGAGCATGCTTGCACTGGACAGAcctttcatagcaaattttatagacAATAATCATGAGGAGTCCCAGGAACTGTGCCTTGAATATGGCAGTGCAACACAGGTTTACATGGTGCCAATTGCTCACCAAGAGGAACAG GTGCCTTTTACACCTACTACTCAAGCAAAGAGCCAAGGACCTCGTCTGTCATGTGTTCGGACTGATAATGTAGCTTCACAAGTAACATTACCACGTGATTTGCATGGTTCAGTTGATTTCAGCAAATACCCGTTTCGA GCATATGTAAGTGACCTTCATGATAAAATGGTGGGAATCAGTCTGTTTGGTACTGTAACTAGTGTTTGCAAAGTAAGCACATCAGGGACTACATTCTATTTGGAGTTAGAAGACACAACAGGAGTTGTTCTGATGAAGCTTATCTTTATTGGACCCTG GTCATTAGGTAGAGTAGGAGTTGGGCATATGGTGTACATCTCTGGTTTGACTTGCGCCTTGAGTTCAACAAATAC CCTTGAAGTCTCATGGCGTGAAAAGGAGCAAGGGTCCCTATTTGTTAACTTAAGCTTGCTGCCAGCACTCCTGAACTCAACGTGCCTGCATAATTTATCACCCTTGTCAGATCTTCCCTGCTCGACAAACAGAACACAT ATATCCCGTGTTTGGGTAGATCACATTGATTGTGACAGTTTAAAGGTGTCACTGTTCCATAGCATTTGCGGCAGCGTTGTGAATGAACATTCAGGTGGACTCCAGTGTTCATTTTGTAAGTGTGCCTGCGAAAGTGCATGTGTGCATGGCTTTCAGCTGCACTTGACCATCGCAGACGACAGTGGAGAGGTCTTCGCTTGGTGTGTTGGGCAAACAGCTGTCGAGTTCCTTCAGATATCACCTGATGAATATCTGGAGCTCCCGGAG GACGAACGGGCAATGTATCTCTGCACTCTCCAGAATGATCAGGACGAGGACGATGGTAAAATGATCAGGACGATGGTGGCTATCGCGAATACCAGGAAGCGAGCCGATCGATGTGCTGTGGGTGATGAAGCTATCCCAGCTTGGGAGATCACGAGAGCCCAGAAATGCGAATGA
- the LOC8080206 gene encoding probable protein phosphatase 2C 36, with the protein MLGPLLRLLSACGGVWPTSPAPGAAGAAASASSSSGDDSEGRDGLLWWRDLARCHAGDVSVAVAQANQVLEDQCRLDSAPPLGTVVGVFDGHGGPDAARFACDHLVPNLREASSGPRGVTADAIREAFLATEEGFLALVSSLWEAQPDIATAGTCCLVGVVHNRTLFVANLGDSRAVLGKKVGRAGQITAEQLCSEHNANQEAVRQELKAQHPDDAQIVALKHGVWRVRGLIQVSRSIGDVYLKHAKYNTERIKPKFRLSESFSKPLLSADPAIISRNLEPNDCFIIFASDGLWEHLSNQEAVEIVHNHQHAGSARRLIKAALQEAARKREMRYSDLTKIDKKVRRHFHDDITVIVLFINHDLLLKGAPQGQPLSIRCALDY; encoded by the exons ATGCTGGGCCCGCTCCTCAGGCTCCTCTCGGCGTGCGGCGGGGTCTGGCCCACCTCGCCGGCCCctggcgccgccggcgccgcggcctcggcctcctcctcctccggggaCGACTCTGAGGGCCGCGACGGCCTGCTCTGGTGGCGCGACCTCGCGCGCTGCCACGCTGGCGACGTCTCCGTCGCCGTCGCCCAGGCCAACCAGGTGCTCGAGGACCAGTGCCGCCTCGACTCCGCCCCGCCCCTCGGCACCGTCGTCGGCGTCTTCGACGGCCACGGCGGCCCCGACGCCGCCCGCTTCGCCTGCGACCACCTCGTCCCCAACCTCCGAG AGGCGTCCTCAGGCCCGCGGGGCGTCACCGCGGACGCCATCAGGGAGGCGTTCCTGGCCACAGAGGAAGGCTTCCTCGCGCTCGTGTCAAGCCTCTGGGAGGCCCAGCCGGACATCGCCACGGCCGGGACGTGCTGCCTCGTCGGCGTCGTGCACAACAGGACCCTTTTCGTCGCCAACCTCGGCGATTCCCGGGCTGTTCTCGGGAAGAAGGTGGGCCGCGCCGGGCAGATTACCGCGGAGCAGTTGTGCAGCGAGCACAATGCCAATCAGGAGGCTGTCAGGCAGGAGCTCAAGGCTCAACACCCAGATGATGCGCAGATAGTTGCACTCAAGCATGGGGTCTGGAGAGTGAGGGGCCTCATACAG GTGTCTAGATCAATCGGCGATGTATACCTGAAACATGCAAAGTATAACACAGAGCGAATCAAACCCAAGTTCAGGCTTTCTGAATCATTCAGCAAGCCATTGTTGAGTGCTGATCCAGCTATCATCTCCCGCAATCTTGAACCAAATGACTGTTTCATCATATTCGCGTCAGATGGTTTGTGGGAACACCTGAGCAATCAGGAAGCTGTTGAGATTGTTCACAACCATCAACATGCT GGAAGTGCAAGAAGACTCATAAAAGCCGCTCTACAAGAAGCAGCGCGGAAGCGTGAGATGCGTTACTCGGACCTTACAAAGATCGATAAGAAAGTTCGCAGGCATTTTCATGATGACATTACTGTCATCGTCTTATTTATAAACCATGACCTATTATTGAAAGGTGCTCCGCAAGGACAACCCCTCTCCATCAGATGTGCCCTAGATTATTGA
- the LOC8080205 gene encoding huntingtin-interacting protein K, with protein MGAAGDEKAAAAAGTGATAAEGEGAVDSKDLQQQSKALDKLTDHVEDRQLDSSRVQSAMAALASSKEADWNAMRLREKELAAVKINPTDVEIIANELELDKKIAERTLREHKGDAVAAVRFLLH; from the exons ATGGGTGCGGCGGGCGACGAGAaggcggctgcggctgcggggACCGGTGCCACCGCCGCCGAGGGCGAGGGAGCGGTGGACTCCAAGGATCTTCAGCAGCAGAGCAAGGCGCTCGACAAGCTCACCGATCATGTCGAGGACCGGCAGCTCGATTCATCCCGTGTCCAATCC GCCATGGCAGCACTTGCTTCATCCAAAGAGGCTGACTGGAACGCGATGAGGCTGAG GGAGAAAGAACTAGCTGCTGTCAAGATCAACCCTACTGATGTTGAAATTATTGCTAATGAGCTTGAG CTGGACAAGAAGATTGCAGAGAGAACCCTCCGAGAGCACAAAGGTGATGCTGTAGCTGCGGTTCGATTCTTGCTGCACTAG
- the LOC110432001 gene encoding calreticulin-like, with protein MAILERSSSPAAASVAVAALIALASVAGVAGEVFFQEKFDDGWEDRWVKSDWKKDDNTAGEWNHTSGKWNGDADDKGIQTSEDYRFYAISAQYPEFSNKDKTLVLQFSVKHEQKLDCGGGYLKLLGSDVDQKKFGGDTPYSIMFGPDICGYATKKVHAILTKNGKNHLIKKEVPCETDQLTHVYTLIIRPDATYSILIDNDEKQSGSIYDDWDILPPKKIKDPEAKKPEDWDDKEYIPDPEDKKPEGYDDIPKEIPDPDAKKPEDWDDEEDGEWTAPTIPNPEYKGPWKQKKIKNPDYKGKWKAPLIDNPDFKDDPYIYAFDSLKHIGIELWQVKSGTLFDNILITDDPEYAKKLAVDTWGKQKDAEKAAFDEAEKKRLEEESASSKDDDDDLDVDEDEDDADDDKADHSDTDEAEDSEEAKHDEL; from the exons ATGGCGATCCTCGAGAGGTCGTCGTCCCCCGCCGCGGCCTCCGTCGCCGTCGCGGCCCTGATCGCGCTCGCGTCCGTCGCCGGCGTCGCCGGCGAGGTCTTCTTCCAGGAGAAGTTTGACG ATGGATGGGAGGATCGATGGGTCAAGTCCGACTGGAAGAAGGACGACAACACGGCAGGCGAGTGGAACCACACATCTGGCAAATGGAACGGAGATGCCGACGACAAAG GAATCCAGACCTCTGAAGACTACAGGTTCTACGCCATTTCAGCGCAGTACCCTGAGTTCAGCAACAAGGATAAGACCCTGGTGCTGCAGTTCTCGGTGAAGCATGAGCAGAAGCTCGACTGTGGCGGTGGCTATTTGAAATTGCTTGGGTCTGATGTTGATCAGAAGAAGTTTGGTGGCGACACCCCATACAG CATCATGTTTGGGCCGGATATCTGCGGGTATGCCACCAAGAAGGTCCACGCTATCCTTACTAAGAACGGCAAGAACCATTTGATCAAGAAGGAGGTGCCATGCGAGACAGACCAGCTGACACATGTTTACACCCTGATCATCCGGCCTGATGCCACATACAGCATTCTCATTGATAACGATGAGAAGCAATCTGGTAGCATCTATGATGATTGGGATATTCTTCctccaaagaagatcaaagaccCTGAAGCCAAGAAG CCAGAAGACTGGGATGATAAGGAATACATTCCTGATCCTGAGGACAAGAAGCCAGAG GGTTATGATGATATTCCCAAGGAAATTCCTGACCCTGATGCAAAGAAG CCAGAGGATTGGGATGATGAGGAAGATGGTGAATGGACTGCCCCAACCATTCCTAACCCAGAGTACAAAGGACCATGGAAGCAAAAG AAAATCAAGAATCCAGACTACAAGGGCAAGTGGAAGGCCCCTTTGATTGACAACCCAG ATTTCAAGGACGATCCTTACATCTACGCTTTTGACAGTTTGAAGCACATTGGCATTGAGCTGTGGCAG GTTAAATCAGGAACTTTGTTCGACAACATTTTGATAACTGATGACCCTGAGTACGCCAAGAAGTTAGCAGTGGATACCTGGGGCAAGCAGAAAGAT GCTGAGAAGGCTGCCTTCGACGAGGCTGAGAAAAAGAGGCTTGAGGAG GAATCTGCAAGCAGTAAGGACGACGATGACGACTTAGATGTAGAT GAGGATGAGGATGATGCGGACGATGACAAGGCTGATCATAGTGATACTGATGAGGCCGAGGACAGCGAAGAGGCTAAACAT GATGAGCTCTAG